The following proteins are encoded in a genomic region of Gimesia algae:
- a CDS encoding 3-keto-disaccharide hydrolase → MFRSTCVSLVFLTLIPFVLAGCLKVEHPSPAAKSYAEPVAGEAVKAPSEIKEPAGDVIPDTGLTDEEIAAGWIALFDGHSLFGWKPNNDVNWHVEEGVIKADKGEPGLLLTTSPFADYELKFEFKLSPETNSGMFLRTTFDPKDPSKDCYELNLCDQKTDFPTGSLVARSKIEKPLPVNSDWQTCDVRLEGPEIIATINGKQVLNFKDTSKNLRNIGFIGLQKNEGAIEFRKIYLKPLRMSTIFNGVDLTGWNVVPGSQSTFEVVDDTIHVTAEKQGYLETEETWGDFLFQATAKSNGDALNSGYFFRAIKGSEKGMANGYEVQIHNGIKGDDRTKPENAGTGAIFRRTEARRVVADDHEWFTTTLSAYGPHIAVWIDGYQVTDWTDTRKPDDNPRKGLRLKAGHISLQGHDPTTDLNFKDLKVSDLPSDSP, encoded by the coding sequence ATGTTTCGAAGTACATGTGTCAGTCTGGTTTTCCTAACACTCATTCCGTTTGTGCTGGCAGGCTGCCTCAAAGTGGAACATCCTTCCCCGGCTGCGAAATCCTATGCGGAGCCTGTAGCCGGCGAAGCAGTCAAGGCTCCTTCTGAAATAAAGGAACCGGCAGGTGATGTGATTCCCGATACAGGCCTGACTGATGAAGAGATCGCTGCCGGCTGGATCGCACTTTTTGATGGTCACAGCCTGTTTGGCTGGAAACCCAATAATGATGTCAACTGGCATGTCGAAGAAGGGGTCATCAAAGCGGACAAAGGGGAACCAGGTTTACTGCTCACCACTTCTCCCTTTGCAGACTACGAGCTGAAATTCGAGTTCAAGCTGAGTCCCGAAACAAACAGCGGCATGTTCCTGAGAACCACCTTTGATCCTAAGGATCCGAGCAAGGACTGCTATGAACTCAATCTGTGTGATCAGAAGACCGATTTCCCCACCGGAAGCCTGGTTGCCCGCAGCAAGATCGAAAAACCGCTCCCCGTCAATTCCGACTGGCAAACCTGTGATGTACGTCTGGAAGGACCGGAGATTATAGCCACCATCAACGGTAAACAAGTCCTGAATTTCAAAGACACTTCAAAGAACCTGCGGAATATTGGTTTCATCGGTCTGCAGAAAAACGAAGGGGCGATTGAATTTCGCAAGATCTACCTGAAACCCCTGCGTATGTCGACAATTTTTAACGGGGTCGACCTGACAGGCTGGAATGTTGTTCCTGGTTCACAAAGTACGTTTGAAGTCGTTGATGACACCATTCATGTCACAGCTGAAAAACAGGGCTACCTGGAAACAGAAGAAACCTGGGGCGATTTCCTGTTCCAGGCGACAGCGAAGTCAAATGGAGACGCGCTAAATAGTGGTTATTTTTTCCGTGCGATCAAAGGCTCGGAAAAGGGGATGGCAAATGGATACGAAGTTCAGATACACAATGGAATCAAAGGAGACGACCGCACCAAACCTGAAAATGCAGGGACGGGTGCCATTTTCCGAAGAACCGAAGCCAGACGTGTGGTGGCCGATGATCATGAATGGTTCACGACCACACTCTCCGCTTATGGACCGCATATTGCAGTCTGGATTGACGGCTATCAGGTGACCGACTGGACGGACACCAGAAAACCAGATGATAATCCTCGCAAAGGCCTGAGATTGAAAGCAGGGCATATCAGCCTGCAGGGGCATGATCCGACCACAGACCTCAACTTCAAGGACCTGAAAGTCAGCGATCTCCCGTCAGATTCTCCTTGA
- a CDS encoding UDP-glucose dehydrogenase family protein, translating into MKIAVIGTGYVGLVTGTCFAESGNQVTCIDIDEHKVQKLKAGEIPIFEPGLEEMVKRNTKARRLLFTTSYDETIPDAKCIFIAVGTPQKEDGSANLDSIWKVAESLAPLLAEDSIVIIKSTVPVGTNRKLAELLQKLTGRIVDVASNPEFLKEGAAIDDFSKPDRVVVGVSRPEIADTLHELYKPFLRTEHPFLSMELESAEMTKYVANCMLATKISFINEMANLCERVGADINQVRRGIGHDQRIGFSFLFPGVGYGGSCFPKDVSALISVAKSHQMEPSILNAVDQVNTAQKRVLFEKVNHYFKGDLQGKTFAIWGLAFKPKTDDIREAPALVLIDQLLQAGAQLKVHDPVAMNNVKDIYGDQLAYFDHHYDTLQGADALVIVTEWNEFRHADFDYILHKLSNPIIFDGRNLYEPDKMKQKGFDYIGIGLSSLKS; encoded by the coding sequence ATGAAAATTGCAGTAATTGGCACTGGCTATGTGGGACTGGTGACAGGCACTTGTTTTGCCGAAAGCGGGAATCAAGTTACCTGCATCGACATTGATGAACACAAAGTTCAGAAACTGAAAGCTGGTGAGATTCCCATTTTTGAGCCTGGGCTCGAAGAAATGGTGAAACGAAATACGAAAGCCCGGCGTCTTCTATTCACGACCAGTTATGATGAGACCATCCCTGACGCCAAGTGTATCTTCATCGCAGTGGGGACTCCCCAGAAAGAAGATGGCTCAGCCAATCTCGATAGTATCTGGAAGGTCGCCGAGTCGCTCGCACCTCTCCTGGCAGAAGATTCGATCGTCATTATCAAAAGTACGGTCCCGGTCGGAACGAACCGCAAACTCGCTGAACTGCTTCAGAAACTGACAGGTAGGATCGTTGATGTCGCCTCCAACCCGGAATTTCTGAAGGAGGGAGCAGCCATCGATGACTTCTCCAAGCCCGACCGAGTTGTTGTGGGAGTGTCCCGACCCGAAATAGCTGATACCCTGCACGAACTCTATAAACCGTTTCTGCGTACCGAACATCCATTCCTTTCCATGGAACTGGAGAGTGCGGAAATGACAAAATATGTCGCAAACTGCATGTTGGCGACAAAAATCAGTTTCATCAATGAAATGGCAAACCTGTGTGAACGGGTGGGTGCCGATATCAACCAGGTGCGACGAGGCATCGGCCATGATCAACGGATTGGCTTTTCCTTCCTGTTTCCCGGCGTGGGTTATGGGGGTTCCTGTTTTCCCAAAGATGTTTCCGCACTGATTTCCGTCGCAAAAAGTCATCAGATGGAGCCATCCATCCTGAATGCCGTCGACCAGGTAAACACTGCTCAGAAAAGAGTGTTGTTTGAAAAAGTTAACCACTACTTCAAAGGCGATCTGCAGGGAAAGACTTTTGCGATCTGGGGACTGGCCTTCAAACCGAAAACAGATGATATTCGTGAGGCACCTGCCCTGGTTTTGATTGACCAACTTCTGCAGGCCGGCGCGCAACTGAAGGTCCACGACCCGGTTGCCATGAATAATGTCAAAGACATTTATGGCGATCAGCTTGCTTATTTCGATCACCACTATGATACTCTGCAGGGAGCCGATGCCCTGGTCATTGTCACAGAATGGAATGAATTTCGACATGCGGACTTTGATTATATTCTACATAAACTGTCGAATCCCATCATCTTTGACGGACGGAACCTGTATGAGCCTGACAAAATGAAGCAAAAGGGATTTGATTATATCGGCATTGGACTTAGCTCTTTAAAATCGTAG
- a CDS encoding ANTAR domain-containing protein, producing the protein MHVLIIGNQTPEMDSIFQSVREICSEAQILEISRMELIPSVNVNPDLIIVCQNWPDEYETHILDDLVSRFPLSRFVCCFGVWCESDGRTRATWPFSIRVPARSAATRIQREWEIIKSDAQVFPLTAGRDEIFLWESSPLPFRLNEQGVALRICVFSGDRQYRCMLEEQIRGWGGEVVTSSLQNTADVVLYDLDPWESVLDQLINRTEPVPIIGIMGLAHPEIVAAAKLWGVHKVVTKLAPEAELFEAICCIRRFKENLTGDR; encoded by the coding sequence ATGCACGTGTTGATCATTGGCAATCAGACTCCGGAAATGGATTCGATTTTTCAATCCGTCAGAGAAATCTGCAGTGAGGCTCAAATCCTTGAGATTTCCAGAATGGAACTGATCCCGTCTGTTAATGTCAATCCGGATCTGATCATTGTTTGCCAGAACTGGCCTGATGAATATGAAACTCATATTTTAGATGATCTCGTCAGCCGTTTTCCATTGAGTCGCTTTGTCTGCTGCTTTGGAGTCTGGTGTGAATCTGATGGCAGGACACGGGCGACGTGGCCGTTCAGTATTCGCGTACCCGCACGCAGCGCTGCTACTCGAATTCAAAGGGAATGGGAAATCATAAAATCAGATGCTCAGGTCTTTCCACTGACCGCCGGGCGTGATGAAATTTTCCTGTGGGAATCGTCGCCTTTACCATTTCGGCTGAATGAACAGGGAGTGGCATTACGCATCTGCGTGTTTTCTGGTGACAGGCAGTATCGCTGCATGCTGGAAGAGCAGATTCGAGGCTGGGGAGGAGAAGTCGTGACTTCCTCTCTCCAGAATACAGCAGATGTCGTTTTGTATGATCTGGATCCTTGGGAATCGGTTCTGGATCAATTAATTAACAGGACAGAACCTGTCCCCATCATTGGCATAATGGGGCTGGCACACCCGGAAATCGTGGCTGCAGCAAAACTCTGGGGGGTGCACAAAGTGGTGACAAAGCTTGCTCCCGAGGCAGAGCTGTTTGAGGCGATCTGCTGTATTAGAAGATTCAAGGAGAATCTGACGGGAGATCGCTGA
- the rfbB gene encoding dTDP-glucose 4,6-dehydratase: MKQILVTGGCGFIGSNFIRYQLSQYPDISVTNLDKLTYAGNLENLKEFESHSGYTFVKGDITDADFVNSLFNSVDFDAVINFAAESHVDRSILDSGPFIHTNIVGTQVLLDAARNRNIDRYVQVSTDEVYGSLGAEGLFTETTPIAPNSPYSASKASADLLVRSYIKTFDFPAIITRCSNNYGPYQFPEKLIPLFISNALEDKSLPIYGEGTNVRDWIHVIDHCRGIDAALRKGKPGQIYNFGGNAEMQNIEITRLLLTILEKPESLIKYVTDRPGHDLRYAIDCSKAEAELGWKPETEFDAGLKDTVQWYLDNPEWVSRIRSGQYMKYYDQQYGNRLNT; this comes from the coding sequence ATGAAACAGATTTTAGTAACTGGTGGCTGTGGATTTATCGGCTCAAATTTTATCCGATACCAACTCTCACAGTATCCGGATATTTCGGTAACCAATCTCGACAAGTTAACTTACGCCGGCAATCTGGAAAATCTGAAAGAATTTGAATCCCACTCTGGATATACCTTTGTGAAAGGGGATATCACAGACGCCGATTTCGTGAACTCGCTGTTCAATTCCGTCGATTTCGACGCCGTGATTAACTTCGCTGCCGAGTCGCATGTGGATCGCAGTATTCTTGATTCCGGCCCCTTTATTCATACTAATATCGTGGGAACCCAGGTCCTTCTGGATGCAGCACGCAATCGAAACATTGATCGATATGTCCAAGTTTCAACAGATGAGGTTTATGGCAGCCTGGGTGCAGAGGGATTATTTACTGAAACAACTCCGATTGCCCCCAACAGCCCGTATTCCGCTTCGAAAGCCTCTGCGGATCTGTTAGTACGAAGTTATATTAAAACGTTCGACTTCCCTGCCATTATTACCCGCTGTTCCAACAACTATGGTCCCTACCAGTTTCCTGAAAAACTGATTCCGTTATTCATCTCCAATGCCTTGGAAGATAAATCACTGCCCATTTACGGTGAAGGAACAAATGTGAGAGACTGGATTCATGTCATTGACCACTGTCGCGGGATTGATGCAGCTTTGCGAAAAGGAAAGCCTGGTCAAATCTACAACTTTGGTGGCAATGCAGAGATGCAGAATATTGAGATCACCAGACTTTTATTGACTATACTTGAGAAACCAGAATCATTAATCAAATATGTCACAGACAGACCAGGCCATGATTTGCGCTATGCGATTGACTGCAGCAAAGCAGAAGCAGAATTAGGCTGGAAGCCTGAAACCGAATTTGATGCCGGTTTAAAAGATACGGTTCAGTGGTACCTTGATAACCCGGAGTGGGTCAGTCGAATTCGCTCGGGACAGTATATGAAATATTACGATCAGCAGTACGGCAACCGCTTAAACACCTAA
- the prfB gene encoding peptide chain release factor 2 (programmed frameshift), with amino-acid sequence MDHELKDKCTGIMDRIVKLRDSLDYADKKKRTVEINELMGAAGFWDNQEKAQGLVNEMQQIQLVIKPLTELVEGAEDLEVLMEFIEEEGSEDSIPELSATAARLESTLEHLELQAMMSAPEDGSAAYLSIQAGEGGTDSSDWAEMLLRMYLRWCERRGFNVELLDRSDAEEAGIRSATIRIEGDYAYGYLKGETGNHRLIRISPFDSAGRRHTSFAAIDVSPDMGEIAEIEISWDQDVREDTYRASGAGGQHINKTDSAIRLTHLESGVVVQCQNNRSQHKNRAEARKMLKAKLFQIAQEKRDAELAAKRGGKSKIGFGGQTVRNYVLHPEQYVKDARTGYKAGNPGPILDGDLDGFLEAFLRWGMTEN; translated from the exons ATGGATCACGAACTCAAAGATAAATGCACTGGAATTATGGATCGCATCGTCAAACTACGAGACTCTCTT GACTACGCTGACAAAAAAAAACGCACTGTAGAAATCAACGAGCTCATGGGAGCAGCCGGTTTCTGGGACAACCAGGAGAAAGCCCAGGGACTCGTCAACGAAATGCAGCAGATACAACTGGTTATCAAGCCGCTAACCGAACTTGTCGAAGGTGCCGAAGACCTTGAAGTCTTGATGGAATTCATTGAGGAAGAAGGGAGCGAAGACAGTATCCCAGAGCTCTCAGCCACTGCCGCGAGACTCGAATCCACACTGGAGCATCTGGAGCTTCAAGCCATGATGTCCGCTCCGGAAGATGGTTCTGCGGCCTACCTGAGTATTCAGGCAGGAGAAGGCGGCACCGACTCTTCGGATTGGGCAGAGATGCTGCTGCGCATGTATTTACGCTGGTGTGAACGCCGAGGGTTCAATGTAGAACTGCTGGATCGTTCCGATGCGGAGGAAGCAGGCATCCGCAGTGCGACCATTCGGATTGAAGGGGACTACGCCTATGGTTATCTCAAAGGAGAAACCGGAAATCATCGTTTAATTCGGATCAGCCCGTTTGATTCTGCAGGGCGCCGACATACCTCCTTTGCCGCGATTGATGTCTCACCGGATATGGGTGAAATTGCAGAAATTGAAATCAGCTGGGACCAGGATGTCCGCGAAGACACATATCGTGCCAGTGGAGCAGGGGGGCAGCACATTAATAAAACAGATTCTGCCATCCGCCTGACCCATCTTGAATCAGGGGTGGTTGTGCAATGCCAGAACAATCGCAGTCAGCACAAAAACCGTGCTGAAGCCCGCAAGATGCTGAAAGCGAAACTGTTCCAGATCGCTCAGGAAAAACGTGATGCAGAACTGGCTGCGAAACGAGGCGGTAAGTCCAAGATTGGTTTTGGAGGTCAGACGGTTCGCAATTATGTTCTGCATCCCGAGCAGTACGTTAAAGATGCACGGACGGGATATAAAGCAGGCAACCCGGGGCCCATTCTGGATGGTGATCTTGATGGTTTCCTGGAAGCTTTTCTGCGCTGGGGTATGACGGAAAACTAA